Proteins encoded together in one Jaculus jaculus isolate mJacJac1 chromosome 7, mJacJac1.mat.Y.cur, whole genome shotgun sequence window:
- the Pld4 gene encoding 5'-3' exonuclease PLD4: MVTPLHIALEAPECPGSMPPHELRSRTGKVLGLLAILGLGFVLLTFLLGQMPPAFMGHQMRPEEGFIRRHSPGGEAARQEDSCRLVLVESVPQDLPFATGSPYAQPLAQAWLQLLDTAQESVHVASYYWSLTGPDIGINDSSSQPGEALLQEMKQLLVRNISLAVVTSSPTPARMSTDLQVLAAHGAQVRQVSLRRFTGGVLHSKFWVVDGKHIYVGSANMDWRSLTQVKELGAIIYNCSRLAQDLDKTFQTYWVLGAPQAVLPRTWPQNFSSHISRFHPLQSFFDGVPTSAYFSASPPKLCPYGRTWDLDTLLAVMHGAQEFIYASVMEYFPTTRFTHPARYWPTLDNALRAAAFNKGVHVRLLVSCWLHTDPTMFPYLRSLQAFSNPSAGISVDVKVFIVPVGNHSNIPFSRVNHSKFMVTEKAAYIGTSNWSKDYFSSTSGVGLVVSQKTPSTQSGVTPVQEQLRRLFERDWSSRYAVSLDGQAPGQDCVWQS, from the exons ATGGTGACACCTCTCCACATAGCACTGGAGGCCCCTGAGTGTCCAGGCTCCATGCCTCCCCATGAGCTGCGTAGCAGAACTGGCAAG GTGCTGGGGCTGCTGGCCATTCTGGGACTTGGCTTTGTGCTTCTCACCTTCCTCCTGGGGCAAATGCCTCCTGCTTTCATGGGGCACCAGATGCGCCCCGAAGAAGGATTTATCAGGAGGCACTCCCCGGGAGGGGAGGCTGCACGGCAGGAGGACTCTTGCCG GCTTGTCCTCGTGGAAAGTGTTCCACAGGATCTGCCATTTGCAACTGGAAGTCCCTATGCCCAGCCCTTGGCCCAGGCGTGGCTGCAGCTTCTGGACACTGCCCAAGAGAGTGTCCATGTGGCCTCATACTACTGGtccctcacagggcctgacattGGAATCAATGACTCATCTTCCCAGCCG GGAGAGGCCCTTCTTCAGGAGATGAAGCAGCTGCTAGTCAGGAACATCTCCTTAGCTGTGGTCACCAGCAGCCCAACTCCGGCCAGGATGTCCACTGACCTGCAGGTTCTGGCAGCCCACG GGGCCCAGGTGCGACAGGTTTCCCTGAGACGGTTCACCGGTGGTGTCCTGCACTCCAAATTCTGGGTTGTAGATGGGAAACACATCTATGTGGGCAGTGCCAACATGGACTGGCGGTCTCTGACTCAG GTGAAGGAACTTGGTGCCATCATCTATAACTGCAGCCGCCTGGCTCAGGACCTTGACAAAACATTTCAAACCTACTGGGTGCTGGGGGCTCCCCAGGCAGTCCTGCCCAGAACTTGGCCACAGAACTTCTCATCCCACATCAGCCGCTTCCACCCCCTGCAAAGCTTCTTTGATGGGGTGCCCACTTCTGCCTACTTCTCG GCCTCACCGCCCAAGCTCTGCCCCTATGGCCGCACCTGGGACCTAGACACCTTGCTGGCGGTGATGCATGGTGCTCAGGAGTTCATCTATGCCTCGGTGATGGAATACTTCCCCACCACGCGCTTCACCCACCCCGCCAG GTACTGGCCCACACTGGACAATGCACTTAGGGCAGCAGCCTTCAacaagggtgtgcatgtgcgCCTGCTGGTCAGCTGCTGGCTCCACACGGACCCCACCATGTTCCCTTACCTGCGGTCCTTGCAGGCCTTCAGCAACCCCTCAGCTGGCATCTCGGTGGACGTG AAAGTCTTCATTGTGCCTGTGGGCAATCACTCCAACATCCCATTCAGCCGGGTGAACCACAGCAAGTTCATGGTCACGGAGAAGGCAGCCTACATAG GCACCTCCAACTGGTCAAAAGATTATTTCAGTAGCACCTCAGGCGTGGGCCTGGTGGTCAGCCAGAAGACCCCCAGCACCCAGTCGGGTGTGACCCCCGTGCAGGAGCAACTACGGAGACTCTTTGAGCGTGACTGGAGTTCCCGCTATGCTGTGAGCCTGGATGGACAAGCCCCAGGCCAGGACTGTGTTTGGCAGAGCTGA